From Aliarcobacter butzleri, the proteins below share one genomic window:
- a CDS encoding phospholipase A, protein MKKLLFLALCSFGFAVEVDNIYEEAQALENQGKYKEAMILYKKVANLKVSKEDKYVNDLNEKQNLEFESFTTLKRDFYQKEIDKTEDKSTNENIKQIVTKEFDIHPYKKNYLLPATYTFNNIEDRENIETTFQVSFEKPIYHNLFGFDETISAAYTQKSFWQVAKSSAPFRESNYEPELFVQIPYDKESSLKAYKISAMHSSNGKDAEESRSLNRLYLEGYFQFSDIFVIPRVWYRIPESKDKDDNPDFEDYYGYGDLTLLYAYKQHTFELLLRDNLKFNENNKGAVEFTWTFPLPEFLHAKNVYGMFQYFYGYGNSLIDYDREINNVGLGIALSR, encoded by the coding sequence ATGAAAAAACTCCTATTTTTAGCTCTTTGTTCTTTTGGTTTTGCAGTTGAAGTGGATAATATTTATGAAGAAGCGCAAGCTTTAGAAAATCAAGGAAAATATAAAGAAGCTATGATTTTATATAAAAAAGTAGCTAATTTAAAAGTTTCAAAAGAAGATAAATATGTAAATGATTTAAATGAAAAACAAAACTTAGAATTTGAAAGTTTTACGACTTTAAAAAGAGATTTTTACCAAAAAGAGATTGATAAAACAGAAGATAAAAGTACAAATGAAAATATAAAACAAATAGTGACAAAAGAGTTTGATATTCACCCATATAAAAAGAATTATTTACTGCCAGCAACTTATACTTTTAATAACATTGAAGATAGAGAAAATATAGAAACAACTTTTCAAGTAAGTTTTGAAAAACCAATTTATCATAATTTGTTTGGTTTTGACGAGACAATAAGTGCAGCTTACACTCAAAAATCTTTTTGGCAAGTAGCAAAAAGTTCTGCTCCTTTTAGAGAATCAAATTATGAACCAGAACTTTTTGTCCAAATTCCTTATGATAAAGAGAGTTCTTTAAAAGCTTATAAAATATCTGCTATGCACTCTTCAAATGGAAAAGATGCAGAAGAATCTCGTTCTTTAAATAGATTATATTTAGAAGGATATTTCCAATTCTCAGATATTTTTGTAATTCCTAGAGTTTGGTATAGAATCCCTGAAAGCAAAGATAAAGACGATAATCCAGATTTTGAAGATTATTATGGATATGGTGATTTAACTTTACTTTATGCATATAAACAACACACTTTTGAATTACTTTTAAGAGATAATTTAAAATTTAATGAAAATAATAAAGGTGCAGTTGAATTTACTTGGACTTTTCCTCTTCCAGAGTTTTTACATGCTAAAAATGTTTATGGGATGTTTCAATATTTTTATGGATATGGAAATAGTTTAATTGATTATGATAGAGAAATAAATAATGTAGGATTAGGAATAGCTTTATCAAGATAA
- a CDS encoding YajQ family cyclic di-GMP-binding protein codes for MAVKEHQFDISAKLDMQEMKNAVIQAQKEIDNRYDFKGITKEIDLNIGAKTLVLISTSDNKVDAMLDILISKMNKRGISINSLEEIRKEDSSGANRKYSYKIVDSIEKDEAKKIQTEIKSLKLKVTAVNQGDEIRVTGKNIDDLQAVMKHLKSLDFKAPLVFDNFR; via the coding sequence GTGGCAGTAAAAGAACACCAATTTGATATTTCAGCAAAACTAGATATGCAAGAGATGAAAAATGCAGTAATTCAAGCTCAAAAAGAGATAGATAATAGATATGATTTTAAGGGAATCACAAAAGAAATTGATTTAAATATTGGAGCTAAAACTTTAGTTTTAATCTCGACTAGTGATAATAAAGTAGATGCAATGTTAGATATCTTAATTTCAAAAATGAATAAAAGAGGAATTTCTATAAACTCTCTTGAAGAGATAAGAAAAGAAGATTCAAGTGGAGCAAATAGAAAATATAGTTATAAAATAGTTGATAGTATAGAAAAAGATGAAGCAAAAAAGATTCAAACAGAAATTAAAAGCTTAAAACTAAAAGTAACAGCGGTGAATCAAGGTGATGAAATAAGAGTTACAGGAAAAAACATAGATGATTTACAAGCTGTAATGAAACACTTAAAAAGCTTAGATTTTAAAGCACCTTTGGTTTTTGATAACTTTAGATAG
- the rseP gene encoding RIP metalloprotease RseP, translated as MGTITFLLVLSFLVFFHELGHFLAAKFFGVKVHTFSIGFGKQIYSKYWKGTTWQIALIPLGGYVKMKGQDDSNPALIEDGEDSYNAKKPWQRIIILFAGPFANFILAAILYFIIALSGANTWAAQVGSVQENSPAFIADIKANDEIIRINDIDIKSWEEIGKVITTTQGALQFFIKRDNQVLIKTINPEISDSQNMFRENIKKRMIGISPSGKIITLDLSFSQSLVFAYEKTIFASTVIFQGVQKLISGIVPTSEIGGVISIGKVISDASESSIIALLTITALISVNLGVLNLLPIPALDGGHIMFNLYEMIVRKKPSDRVFVFLTIMGWMILGSLMLLGIYNDINRIFLNN; from the coding sequence GTGGGTACTATTACTTTTTTATTAGTTTTATCATTTTTAGTATTTTTTCATGAACTTGGTCACTTTTTAGCTGCTAAGTTTTTTGGTGTAAAAGTGCATACATTTTCTATTGGGTTTGGAAAACAAATCTATTCAAAATATTGGAAAGGTACAACTTGGCAGATTGCTCTAATTCCACTTGGTGGATATGTAAAAATGAAAGGTCAAGATGATTCAAATCCAGCTTTAATTGAAGATGGAGAAGATTCATATAATGCAAAAAAACCTTGGCAAAGAATTATAATTTTGTTTGCAGGTCCATTTGCTAACTTTATTCTTGCTGCAATTTTATACTTTATAATAGCTCTATCAGGAGCAAATACTTGGGCTGCACAAGTTGGTAGTGTTCAAGAAAATTCTCCTGCATTTATTGCTGACATAAAAGCTAATGATGAAATTATTAGAATAAATGACATAGACATAAAATCTTGGGAAGAAATAGGTAAAGTTATTACAACAACACAAGGTGCTTTACAATTTTTTATAAAAAGAGATAATCAAGTTCTAATAAAAACTATAAATCCAGAGATTTCAGATAGTCAAAATATGTTTAGAGAAAATATCAAAAAAAGAATGATTGGAATTAGTCCAAGTGGAAAAATTATAACTTTAGATTTGTCTTTTTCTCAATCTTTAGTTTTTGCTTATGAAAAAACTATCTTTGCTTCAACTGTGATTTTTCAAGGTGTTCAAAAACTAATTTCAGGAATAGTTCCTACAAGTGAAATAGGTGGTGTTATTAGCATAGGAAAAGTTATTTCAGATGCAAGTGAAAGTTCTATCATCGCACTACTTACAATTACGGCTTTGATTTCCGTAAATCTTGGTGTTTTAAATCTTCTTCCTATACCAGCACTTGATGGTGGACATATTATGTTTAACTTATATGAAATGATAGTAAGAAAAAAACCAAGTGATAGAGTGTTTGTATTTTTGACTATAATGGGATGGATGATTTTGGGAAGTTTGATGCTTCTTGGAATTTATAATGATATTAATAGAATATTTTTAAATAATTAA
- a CDS encoding enoyl-ACP reductase: MNNNMQGKTLVISGGTKGIGKECVYKFASNGVNVAFTYNSNGEVAQEICKDVEKKFGVKCRAYPFNILEPEKYSELFEEIDKDFDRVDFFISNAMIYGRAVVGGYGKFMKLKPRGLNNIYTATVNAFVCGAQQAAKRMQKIGGGAIVSLSSTGNLVYIENYAGHGTNKAAVEAMVRYAANELGEFNIRVNAVSGGPIDTDALKAFTNYEEVKAKTAEYSPLNRIGQPEDLAQSCYFLCTNDASWITGHTLIVDGGTTFR; this comes from the coding sequence ATGAATAACAACATGCAAGGGAAAACTTTAGTAATTTCAGGTGGAACAAAAGGTATTGGTAAAGAGTGTGTTTATAAATTCGCAAGTAATGGTGTAAACGTAGCATTTACTTACAACTCAAATGGTGAAGTAGCTCAAGAAATCTGTAAAGATGTTGAGAAAAAATTTGGTGTGAAATGTCGTGCATATCCATTTAATATTTTAGAGCCTGAAAAATATTCTGAGCTATTTGAAGAAATAGATAAAGACTTTGATAGAGTAGATTTCTTTATTTCAAATGCAATGATTTATGGAAGAGCAGTTGTTGGTGGTTATGGTAAATTTATGAAATTAAAACCAAGAGGATTAAACAATATTTATACTGCAACAGTAAATGCCTTTGTATGTGGAGCACAACAAGCAGCAAAAAGAATGCAAAAAATTGGTGGTGGAGCAATAGTTAGTTTAAGTTCTACTGGAAATTTAGTGTATATTGAAAATTATGCAGGTCATGGAACAAATAAAGCTGCAGTTGAAGCAATGGTTAGATATGCTGCAAATGAATTAGGTGAATTTAATATTAGAGTAAATGCAGTTTCAGGAGGTCCTATCGATACTGATGCTCTTAAAGCATTTACAAATTATGAAGAAGTAAAAGCAAAAACTGCTGAATACTCTCCATTAAATAGAATTGGTCAACCAGAAGATTTAGCACAATCTTGTTATTTCTTGTGTACAAATGATGCTTCTTGGATTACAGGTCACACATTAATTGTTGATGGTGGGACAACTTTTAGATAA
- a CDS encoding Rossmann-fold NAD(P)-binding domain-containing protein, with protein MKLTILGAGWLGFELAKSLKNEYKIVVSSRDEEKLKIYEDEGFSSYILNEQNFDYIEELLNTDFLFINFPPSKFENYLLFLEKIYSSKNISNIKKIIFISSTSIYPNINGIFTEISEINNPSSQIVFEAENLIKERSNIIFRVSGLVGDNRYFGKRSANKEVEFPLTPINFVHREDVIRATKFVLENNISGIFNLCSNEHPTKKEIYSFNAKKYRFKMPIFNSNQTFVNRIIDGSKIEKLGFVYKYKSPYF; from the coding sequence ATGAAACTTACTATCTTAGGTGCAGGTTGGTTAGGCTTTGAATTAGCAAAAAGTTTGAAAAATGAGTATAAAATAGTAGTTTCATCAAGAGATGAAGAAAAATTAAAAATATATGAAGATGAAGGTTTTTCTTCATATATTTTAAATGAACAAAATTTTGATTATATAGAAGAACTTCTAAATACAGATTTTTTGTTTATAAATTTTCCACCTTCAAAGTTTGAAAATTATTTATTATTTTTAGAAAAAATCTACTCTTCTAAAAATATATCAAATATAAAAAAAATTATATTTATTAGTTCAACTTCAATTTATCCAAATATAAATGGAATTTTTACTGAAATTAGTGAAATCAATAATCCAAGTTCTCAAATAGTTTTTGAAGCAGAAAATTTAATAAAAGAAAGAAGTAATATTATTTTTAGAGTTTCAGGTCTTGTTGGTGATAATAGATATTTTGGAAAAAGAAGTGCAAATAAAGAGGTTGAATTTCCATTAACTCCTATTAATTTTGTACATAGAGAAGATGTAATAAGAGCCACAAAATTTGTTTTAGAAAACAATATATCTGGTATTTTCAATCTTTGCTCAAATGAACATCCAACAAAAAAAGAGATTTATAGTTTTAATGCTAAAAAATATAGATTTAAAATGCCAATTTTTAATTCAAATCAAACTTTTGTTAATAGAATTATAGATGGTTCAAAAATAGAAAAATTAGGCTTTGTTTATAAATACAAAAGTCCTTATTTTTAA
- a CDS encoding DUF423 domain-containing protein, with amino-acid sequence MTINKQAKLFLAICAFMMALAIALGAFGAHGLKSVLDEQMLKVYNTGVQYHFYNTLGLFTATFIYILTSKKKVFVSMILILIGMSIFSFSLYLLTILNMPILGAITPIGGTLLIIAWLILAYGILKD; translated from the coding sequence ATGACAATAAATAAACAAGCAAAACTATTTTTAGCAATTTGTGCTTTTATGATGGCTTTAGCTATAGCTTTAGGTGCTTTTGGAGCTCATGGATTAAAATCAGTTTTAGATGAGCAAATGTTAAAAGTTTATAATACAGGTGTTCAATACCATTTTTATAACACTTTAGGACTTTTTACAGCAACATTTATTTATATATTAACTTCAAAGAAAAAAGTATTTGTATCGATGATTTTAATTTTAATTGGAATGAGTATTTTTTCTTTTTCTTTATACTTATTAACTATTTTAAACATGCCAATTTTAGGAGCAATTACACCAATTGGTGGAACACTTTTAATTATTGCTTGGTTAATCTTAGCTTATGGTATTTTAAAAGATTAA
- a CDS encoding NUDIX domain-containing protein: protein MTNIIENLEISTLEDTKFIKPLKVTFNLNGKRKTWEAVRSHDSVSILLYHTQKNAILLVKQFRVPVYLNDKSQTFTYELCAGLVDKEKSLEEIAIEEIDEECGYEVNKKDIQKVTSFFTNVGISGAKQHLYFAKIDENMKIHDGGGVNDEQIELYFLPINSIDEFIFDESKAKTPGLIFSLYWFLKNKNELGL from the coding sequence ATGACAAACATAATAGAAAATTTAGAAATTAGTACATTAGAAGATACAAAATTTATAAAACCTTTAAAGGTTACATTTAATCTAAATGGTAAAAGAAAAACTTGGGAAGCAGTTAGAAGCCATGATAGTGTATCTATACTTTTATATCATACGCAAAAAAATGCTATCTTACTTGTAAAACAATTTCGTGTACCTGTTTATTTAAATGATAAATCTCAAACTTTTACTTATGAGTTATGTGCTGGTTTAGTTGATAAAGAAAAATCTCTTGAAGAAATAGCTATAGAAGAAATAGATGAAGAGTGTGGATATGAAGTAAATAAAAAAGATATACAAAAAGTTACTTCTTTTTTTACAAATGTTGGAATTAGTGGAGCAAAACAACATCTTTATTTTGCAAAAATAGATGAAAATATGAAAATTCATGATGGTGGTGGAGTAAATGATGAACAAATAGAGTTATACTTTCTTCCTATAAATTCAATAGATGAGTTTATTTTTGATGAATCAAAAGCAAAAACTCCAGGTCTTATCTTTAGTCTTTACTGGTTTTTAAAAAATAAAAATGAATTAGGTTTATAA
- a CDS encoding c-type cytochrome has protein sequence MRILIFLSVFLLSNAFSEDELLDINNSFITKYEYGKMLFNNPRGIGCSKCHGDDARGRRIVDFKQEHDKQIFNCTLIAPDIKYVDYETFSKKVNSKKNENLKFPKEQVCDKLIYYANVMPTYFLVEEEIEAIYYYIQNMK, from the coding sequence ATGAGGATTTTAATTTTTTTATCTGTTTTTCTTTTATCAAATGCTTTTAGTGAAGATGAATTACTAGACATAAATAACTCATTTATTACAAAATATGAATACGGAAAAATGCTTTTTAATAATCCAAGGGGAATTGGTTGTAGCAAATGCCATGGAGATGATGCAAGAGGAAGAAGAATTGTAGATTTCAAACAAGAACATGATAAACAGATATTTAATTGTACTTTAATTGCTCCAGATATAAAGTATGTTGATTATGAAACTTTTTCAAAAAAAGTAAACTCAAAAAAGAATGAAAATTTAAAATTTCCTAAAGAACAAGTTTGTGATAAGTTAATATATTATGCAAATGTTATGCCAACATATTTTTTGGTTGAAGAAGAAATAGAAGCTATTTATTATTATATTCAAAATATGAAATAA
- a CDS encoding phosphoribosyltransferase yields MEKLYYSYEIFKDDTQTLVDKCRDFNPEVLLAVARGGLTLSHLMAQALDIRNLFSINCVSYDKDKQISAPNIFNIPDLTDAKKVLIIDDIVDSGKTMKEIIKILKEKFPKVEFKLATIFYKKTAVIKPDYYVKNADVWIDFFWEVDVK; encoded by the coding sequence TTGGAAAAATTATATTATAGTTATGAAATATTTAAAGATGATACACAAACTTTAGTGGACAAATGTAGAGATTTTAACCCAGAAGTTTTATTAGCAGTTGCAAGAGGAGGATTAACACTTTCTCACTTAATGGCTCAAGCTTTAGATATTAGAAATTTATTTAGTATAAATTGTGTCTCTTATGACAAAGATAAACAAATATCAGCTCCAAATATTTTTAATATACCAGATTTAACAGATGCAAAAAAGGTTTTAATAATTGATGATATAGTGGATTCTGGAAAAACTATGAAAGAAATAATAAAAATATTAAAAGAAAAGTTTCCAAAAGTAGAATTTAAACTTGCAACAATTTTTTATAAAAAAACAGCTGTTATAAAACCTGATTATTATGTAAAAAATGCAGATGTTTGGATTGACTTTTTTTGGGAAGTTGATGTTAAATAA
- the pgsA gene encoding CDP-diacylglycerol--glycerol-3-phosphate 3-phosphatidyltransferase — MTKASLNLPNLLALFRIALAPLMLWFFIDRHNPIFSSWHPSWFDYFAGLIFVIASVTDFFDGFIARNWDQMTKLGGILDPLADKMLVLAGFLGLMAIDRASVWAIFLILSREFFITGLRVVAVSEGKNVSSTMAGKIKTVVQMIAIGFLTMNWPFAIEFLWLAVILTIYSGYEYTRDYFKL; from the coding sequence ATGACAAAAGCATCGTTAAATCTTCCAAATCTTTTAGCACTTTTTAGAATAGCATTAGCACCGCTAATGCTATGGTTTTTTATTGACAGACACAATCCTATTTTTTCATCTTGGCATCCGTCTTGGTTCGATTATTTTGCAGGACTTATTTTTGTAATTGCTTCAGTTACTGATTTTTTTGATGGATTTATCGCAAGAAATTGGGATCAGATGACAAAACTAGGTGGAATTTTAGACCCCCTTGCAGATAAAATGCTTGTACTTGCAGGTTTTTTAGGGCTTATGGCAATTGATAGAGCAAGTGTTTGGGCTATATTTTTAATCCTTTCAAGAGAATTTTTTATTACTGGACTAAGAGTCGTTGCTGTAAGTGAAGGGAAAAATGTCTCTTCAACAATGGCTGGAAAAATAAAAACTGTTGTACAAATGATTGCTATTGGTTTTTTAACTATGAATTGGCCATTTGCAATAGAATTTTTATGGTTAGCAGTTATTTTGACTATTTATTCAGGATATGAATATACAAGAGATTATTTCAAACTCTAA
- a CDS encoding M16 family metallopeptidase encodes MNYIKNLFKIFFVQLFLLIIISGESMGSNLPKYYTKTLENGLEIVAIPMKNGSDVVSTDVFYKVGSRNEKMGKSGIAHMLEHLNFKSTKNLKAGEFDEIVKGFGGVNNASTSFDYTHYFIKSSSKNMDKSLELFADLMENLTLKDEEFQPERDVVAEERRWRTDNNPMGYLQFRLFNNAYIYHPYHWTPIGFMNDIKNWTIEDIKDFHSTYYQPKNAIVVVAGDIDKDEIFKSVEKHFKNIKNSKEIPSSIHTTEPEQDGAKRVTIHKESAVQMIAITYHIPNFEHEDQVALSALSELLSNGKSSILQKKLVDEKRLVNTIYAYNMDLKDPGLFMFMAVANEGVDALKIEKEILDTIAQIKQGQFEEKDINKIKINTKADFIFSLESSSEVASLYGSYLVRGNITPLLNYEKNVEKLTKKDLIDVANKYLIEKNSTTVILKEEK; translated from the coding sequence ATGAATTATATAAAAAATCTATTCAAAATATTTTTTGTTCAACTTTTTTTATTAATAATAATATCGGGAGAATCAATGGGTAGTAACTTACCAAAATATTATACAAAAACTTTAGAAAATGGTCTTGAAATAGTAGCAATCCCTATGAAAAATGGTTCAGATGTAGTATCTACTGATGTTTTTTATAAAGTTGGAAGTAGAAATGAAAAAATGGGTAAAAGTGGAATTGCTCATATGTTAGAACACTTAAATTTCAAATCTACAAAAAATTTAAAAGCTGGTGAATTTGATGAAATTGTAAAAGGATTTGGAGGAGTAAACAATGCTTCTACATCTTTTGATTACACTCATTACTTTATAAAATCAAGTTCAAAAAACATGGATAAATCTTTAGAATTATTTGCAGATTTAATGGAAAATCTTACACTTAAAGATGAAGAATTCCAGCCAGAAAGAGATGTAGTTGCAGAAGAAAGAAGATGGCGAACAGATAATAATCCAATGGGATATTTGCAATTTAGATTATTTAACAATGCTTATATTTATCATCCATATCATTGGACTCCAATTGGATTTATGAACGACATTAAAAATTGGACAATTGAAGATATAAAAGATTTTCATAGTACTTATTATCAACCAAAAAATGCAATAGTAGTAGTTGCAGGGGATATAGATAAAGATGAAATTTTTAAATCAGTTGAAAAACATTTTAAAAATATCAAAAACAGTAAAGAAATCCCATCATCTATCCATACAACAGAACCAGAACAAGATGGTGCAAAAAGAGTAACTATTCATAAAGAATCAGCTGTACAAATGATAGCAATCACTTATCATATTCCAAATTTTGAACATGAAGATCAAGTTGCACTTTCAGCATTAAGTGAACTTTTAAGCAATGGTAAAAGCTCAATTTTACAAAAAAAATTAGTTGATGAAAAAAGATTAGTTAATACTATTTATGCTTATAATATGGATTTAAAAGACCCTGGATTATTTATGTTTATGGCTGTAGCAAATGAAGGTGTTGATGCTTTAAAAATAGAAAAAGAAATTTTAGATACAATTGCGCAAATTAAACAAGGACAATTTGAAGAAAAAGATATAAACAAAATAAAAATCAATACAAAAGCTGATTTTATTTTTTCACTTGAAAGTTCAAGCGAAGTAGCTTCTTTATATGGTTCTTATTTAGTAAGAGGAAATATAACTCCTCTTTTAAATTATGAAAAAAATGTAGAAAAATTGACTAAAAAAGATTTAATTGATGTTGCAAATAAATATTTAATTGAAAAAAACTCAACAACAGTTATTTTAAAAGAAGAAAAATAA
- a CDS encoding beta-carotene 15,15'-monooxygenase, translating to MSNNNFNQIDLKEAKNIIVDSLKYLFVVASICAIVPLILRIDIKFFGTFNHESSLLEWFQLLCLFLTITIFTRLSFIIPNLKRASMLIAAFYLVLFIRENDDIFDLVYHGFWAPWAFLVALIAIVYAFKDWKKGVLELATYLKIPHMKLMIFSVMFLFVFSRLFGMGSFWRQVMQDNFVYEVKAMIEEGTELLAYGLILYSAYLIYKYLVNENI from the coding sequence ATGTCAAATAATAATTTTAATCAAATCGATTTAAAAGAAGCAAAAAATATTATTGTAGATAGTTTAAAATATCTTTTTGTTGTGGCTAGTATTTGTGCTATTGTTCCTTTAATTTTAAGAATAGATATAAAATTTTTTGGAACTTTTAATCATGAAAGTTCATTATTAGAGTGGTTTCAGTTACTTTGTTTGTTTTTAACAATAACAATATTTACTAGGTTGTCATTTATAATACCAAATTTAAAAAGAGCTAGTATGTTAATAGCAGCTTTTTATCTTGTACTTTTTATTAGAGAAAATGATGATATTTTTGATCTTGTTTATCATGGGTTTTGGGCTCCTTGGGCTTTTTTAGTTGCTTTAATTGCAATAGTTTATGCATTTAAAGATTGGAAAAAAGGTGTTTTAGAATTAGCAACTTATTTAAAAATACCACATATGAAATTAATGATATTTTCTGTTATGTTTTTATTTGTTTTTTCAAGATTGTTTGGAATGGGAAGTTTTTGGCGACAAGTAATGCAAGATAATTTTGTATATGAAGTAAAAGCAATGATTGAAGAAGGAACAGAACTTTTAGCTTATGGTTTAATACTTTACTCAGCGTATTTAATTTACAAATATCTTGTAAACGAAAACATTTAG
- a CDS encoding YggS family pyridoxal phosphate-dependent enzyme, protein MDKKTATKNLDNLITKVEGARLKISEHHIVKVIGISKYSTTQDIKTLYEAGQRAFGENKVQDLKQKSEELDELPIEWHFVGTLQKNKINNLIDLNPTLIHSLDSLDLAQELNKKLEAKNKKLSCLLQINSANEDTKSGVEAKDAVKIYKEILETCPNIILKGVMCIGANSTDIKLIKESFKITKNIFDELVPFGAKYCSMGMSSDFELAIACGSNMIRVGSTLFKE, encoded by the coding sequence ATGGATAAAAAAACAGCAACAAAAAATCTAGATAATCTAATAACAAAAGTTGAAGGTGCCAGATTAAAAATCTCAGAACATCATATTGTAAAAGTCATTGGTATTTCAAAATACTCTACAACACAAGATATAAAAACTCTTTATGAAGCAGGTCAAAGGGCTTTTGGAGAAAATAAAGTTCAAGATTTAAAACAAAAAAGTGAGGAATTGGATGAACTTCCTATTGAATGGCATTTTGTAGGAACTTTACAAAAAAATAAAATCAATAATCTAATAGATTTAAATCCAACATTAATACACTCTTTAGACTCTTTAGATTTAGCGCAAGAATTAAATAAGAAGTTAGAAGCTAAAAACAAAAAACTATCTTGTTTACTTCAAATAAACTCTGCAAACGAAGATACAAAATCTGGAGTTGAAGCAAAAGATGCTGTGAAAATTTATAAAGAGATTTTAGAAACTTGTCCAAATATCATATTAAAAGGTGTTATGTGTATTGGAGCAAATTCAACTGATATAAAACTGATTAAAGAATCATTTAAAATTACAAAAAATATTTTTGATGAATTAGTTCCTTTTGGAGCAAAATATTGTTCTATGGGAATGAGTAGTGATTTTGAATTAGCAATTGCGTGTGGTTCAAATATGATTAGAGTTGGCTCTACTTTATTTAAAGAGTAA
- the dapA gene encoding 4-hydroxy-tetrahydrodipicolinate synthase, with the protein MDIITGSMTALITPFKNGKVDLQKYESLIKRQIAQGINAVSPVGTTGESATLSHKEHKECIEVAVATCKNSGVKVLAGAGSNATHEACDIAKFAQEVGADGILSIAPYYNKPTQEGLYQHYKAIANSVELPLMLYNVPGRTGVDLLPETAIRLFDDVKNIYGIKEATGSLERATSLMSARKDFVVVSGDDSVDFPMLASGARGIISVTSNLLPNLKSKLVSSVLEGDYKTSLSIHNDLYELNKTLFCESNPIPIKAAMYLSGLLDSLEFRLPLTNPSAETMQKLEKILIKYEVIK; encoded by the coding sequence ATGGATATTATTACCGGTTCTATGACCGCACTAATTACACCATTTAAAAATGGAAAAGTTGATTTACAAAAATATGAATCTTTAATAAAAAGACAAATAGCTCAAGGGATAAATGCTGTTTCACCAGTTGGAACAACAGGAGAAAGTGCTACTTTATCACATAAAGAACATAAAGAATGTATTGAAGTTGCCGTTGCAACTTGTAAAAACAGTGGTGTAAAAGTTCTTGCTGGTGCTGGTTCAAATGCAACTCATGAAGCTTGCGATATCGCTAAATTTGCTCAAGAAGTAGGAGCAGATGGGATTTTATCAATTGCTCCATATTATAATAAACCAACTCAAGAGGGATTATATCAACACTATAAAGCAATAGCAAACTCTGTTGAACTTCCTTTAATGTTATATAATGTTCCAGGTCGTACAGGAGTTGATTTACTTCCAGAAACAGCAATAAGACTGTTTGATGATGTAAAAAATATCTATGGAATAAAAGAAGCGACAGGAAGTTTAGAAAGAGCAACTTCATTAATGTCAGCAAGAAAAGATTTTGTAGTAGTTTCAGGAGATGATAGTGTTGATTTTCCTATGCTTGCAAGTGGTGCAAGAGGAATTATCTCTGTTACTTCAAATCTTTTACCAAACTTGAAATCAAAATTAGTAAGTAGTGTACTAGAAGGTGATTATAAAACTTCCTTAAGTATTCATAATGATCTTTATGAATTAAATAAAACTTTATTCTGTGAAAGTAACCCTATTCCAATTAAAGCTGCTATGTATTTATCTGGATTATTAGATAGTTTAGAATTTAGACTACCATTGACTAATCCAAGTGCAGAAACAATGCAAAAATTAGAAAAAATTTTAATAAAATATGAGGTAATAAAATAA